GCAACATCCTTCTGGCACGAAAGCAAGTATTGCTCTGaactccagcagcacccagtgTGGTGTCTGGTAAGAGAGGGGTTTTTATAgtgtgctgtgtttgctggTGGAAAAACAACAGtcatttgagaaggaaaaagaggggggaaCAATGCTTGAAAATAGTGCCTTTTATTCAGCACAAGTActtctgtgcatgtgtgtgcacgTTCAGACAGGACTGAGCTTTCTGAGCACTTTGCAAAAGGTGCTCAGCAGCTCACAGAATCCTCATTCCTGACTTTGGTTCCTCTGAAAGTCAAACACCAATGGAATGAGGCAGCTTCCTCACTTGAAAGCCCAGCTTTGCTAAATGGGTATCACACCAAAGAAGCAGCATTAAGTTGCcacacaaattaattttcttggggtttttgccCTTCCAGAATTACTCAGCAGACTTTTCAGGCTAATATATAACTGGCCATGGGTTGCTTACAACTGTGATTTTACAAACAACTTGTGATTTTGATAAATAAGCACCAATCCAAAATAAGATGCCCAAGTAAGTGGCCTGATTTTCATAGCATAGTTTTAAAACACAGCTCTTCTAATATCTCCAGCCAGCCAGCTCTCAAAGACTGTGTTACACATATAAAGCTAAACTTTCCATGCAGTAATGATTATGTATGGGAACAATTATGGACAAACTTTTACTTCATAAATTTAAGCCTGTTGCTAATCTTAAACCACACTAAAACCACAGAACAGAAATAGTAAAACAAGAAGCACGGGAAGGTGGTCTAACTGTGttcctgtgctctccctgcagcagaagggaTTCTGTTTATGGGTCTGTGTAATGAAGTGCTTTCAAGTTCCTGCTTGTGTTGCAAGGCTGCAGTCTTGGGAGTTCAACTGTTTTACAATGGCAAGCAGTTAAATAAAGAAGTCAAAGCTACTTCTGCAGTAGTTCTGGAACACTAGGGAACAACTGTGATTCAGGGCTCTGGAATTCTATTCCAGGCCTCTGTACCCTGCTCCCTGtactatttcttttccttatatgtatttattttatcacATCCATTTCTTGATCTATAACTTTACCAGGATGAGCATTCATACAGTGCTTTGAGACCTTCAACTGCATTTGCAACACAAGTCCAATATTGGTCTTGTTTCCCTTAGCAAAAGCAGGTGCACCAGAAAAAGATAATTCCTGTACCACCACCTTGAGAAAAACCTACTTGGGCATCAGTTGACAAAGGTGAGAATTTCCCAGGCAGATCTGCCTTAAACACTTTGGTAAAAATCACTCCTGCTGCAAGGAGGAGATAGGAAAAGgcaccttttgtttttttccccagggaaacAGAGGGCCTGATGGCACATTTTCATGTATGTTTTGCTCATAGTAGCATTGAATTTCCAACTCAGAtattaatggaaatatttaacGTGACTACAGCCTTAATAACATTGTTATACAAATACAAGTCTTTCCTACAGTGCCTGTCATCCAAATTATGCATAAATGGAATAGTGCCCTGACTTGGTGAAGTAATATAaacaaaattagaaacaaaaccagttaAGCCACACTGTCCacttagaaaacaaacagtagAAAATGGTAAGAGAGATCAGTTAGAAACATTCTATGCAACCAAGAGCATCACTAACAACAAGAAATGTGTTGTTTTGCTCTCTGGTAGCCTCACAGCATTCCTGGGAACCATTCTGCAATGACTCattcacccaaaaaacccacatggCTTTTCTATGATGGTATCTCACTACAGATTCTGGCCCTTTTAACTTTCCCAGAGGTTCAGGGCAGTTTGCACAGGCCATTggctgcctcccagccctgggacactcGGCCAGGTTTGGCAGGTTTCAAAAAGAAGGCTGTTGCCATAGGAGCAGAGCGCCATGCCAAGGCATAGAGTGCCACCAGAGCACTGACACGCTGCTCAGCACCGCTCCCTCACTCAGATGAAGTGGATCCAGCTCTCCTCACACTCCCTCGGCAGCTTCAGGGGGTGAGTCCGGCACCTGAGGGTGTAGTTCTTGCCTCTGTTGTTATCCCAGTACTCCTGGCCGTTGACTTGGTACCTTGCTGCAAACTGGACGAGAGTGCTCAgatgaaggaggaaaggaggcacaggaaggaagaaagtgAACACATCAACCTGATCCTGCCCGTTtttctctgggatgctgcactTCCAACGAGCACACACCTCATGGATGCTTTCCCACTGGTTGAAGGTGTAGCGCACGGACACTTGCTTCTCAAAAGCAACATTCCGAACCTGGATGGTGCCACTGAGCCCCAGATCCGAGCTGCTCACCCGTTCCAGAcacacctgctgctcctggagtcGGGATGAGAAATCCACACAGtctgcaggctgctggaagTCAGGGACCAAGCATTGCATAGTAAACTCCAAGTTCAAGCTGCTGTACCAGAGGTCTGAGTTTATGGAGAGCCTGGAAAGGACGTGCaaagggatggatggatccTCCCCAGTCTGGAAGACTTTCACTTGAGTGAGCTCCAAGCCTAAAGCATCAGCAAACCTGACCCTGCTCATGCGGCAGCCGGGCTCCTgacactgcactgctgctctcttcctcctctcgGGTGATGTTGGCAGGGACCTCGCTCGGCGACGCAtgatgggctgcagggctgggtcacAGCTGGAGAAGGTGCTGCTCGCATGATTATTTGGCTGGGGGCTCTCCTTGGCTGGGGCACTTCTCTGAAAAGTCTTGCTGCTACTTGTACAgactgctgggggctgctgctgccttcgTGCCACTGCTCCTTCAGCCCTTAACATGTTCTCATAGAGATCTGAGAGGTAGCTGGGATTCCTTTGAGGACCACGCACTTCCATTCTAACTGGTGACAAAAAATCAGTGTTAACACTGCAGGTAATAAGGAGCACTACCCCTCTGAAGCACTTAATTTGGGAATGGCAACCAAAGTAAGGTCTGAGGTTATTGCACTGGATACAGCAAGGATCACCTGGAACAATGTCACCTTCGAACGAGAGGCAGAAGCGTGGCAGGTctcagggcagctggcagagagcCAGCAGTAAGGCGCTGTGCGGGAAGCTGAAGGCAGACTCACTGCCCGATGAACTCCAGATCGCTGTGCTGGCTGGTAGCccccaggctcaggctggaaAGGGATTCAAGGCTATCACCGCTGATACTGGAGGAGCTCACACCCAGGCTGGAGAGCGACTGGAGGCTGTCGTGCTGGATGAACGACTCCAGGCTGTCGGAGAGGTCGCTGGAGGCGCGGTGCGCGCCGAAGCACCGTGTGCCGGAGCCGCGGGCGAGAGGGGCCTGCAGGCTGTCCTCGCTGCCGGCGGCCGAGCCCGCGCtccggcggcagcagcagcacgagCAGGGGGCACACTCCAGGCTGTCACACTGGATGCTGGGCGAGTCGAGGCCGGGGAAGGCTTGGAGGCTGTCGGGCAGGAgggagccggggctgctgcagaggctggaagGCGGGCGAGAGCTGTCGGGCGCGGCCGCGGCGCCAGGCTCGGTGTCGTGGCTGGCGGGGGACGGATTCGCGTTCGGGGCCGCCACAGCGCCCATGGGCGGCGCGACCCCCGCTGCAGCCCGAGCGCGGGAGCAGCTCCGGGCCCCCGTCGCACACCGCGGCCGCTCCGCTCCGCACCCGCAGCGCAGGCGCCGGGCCGCttcccccgccccgcccggccccgcccggcccggcccccgcgcTCGGCGCTCGGGCGGCGCTGCCGCTTACCGCTGGCGACGGACGCGCAGTAAGGGCAGGTACCGGGCCGGGGCGAGGAGCGCCGGGGAATGCGGGGCGGCCCCTGAGTGAAGGAGCGGCCCTTGCGGAGCGCGGTGATAGCGACGGCGGGAGGGAGCGGAGCGGGCCCGGCTCGGCGGGCGCTGCGGGCACAGTCTGCGCCTGCTGGCACTACTGCCATCCACCGCGGGCACTGCCTGCCATAGCCTGCCACCATCCCGGCACTGCCACCATCCCGGCACTGCCCGGCCGGCGCTGGCCCCTGCGGCCGCTGCTCTGCCCCGTCCGCTGCGGGACTGCGGCGCTCCGGGGCTCGGCTCCGCTGAGCGCGGCCGGGACGGGATGCGGGGAGGCGTTTGAGGGATAGGACGGGATCAATGTCAGTAGATACGGACATTAATATGACTGTAAATACATAAACAGCATTGCAGTAGAAGTAAAGGTGCGGTCAGGAGAGCTCTTTGTCACCTGTCACATTTGCAGACCATTGTGAACCCCTGGAACTGTGCAGTTCCCTGTACGGGAATGCAGTTCCTCTGAAGTAAAAGAAAGCAATGGATACTCCTGCTAAATATACTAAAAATACTCCTGCTCTGAGTATTTTTAGTAGGAGCTGATGAGacatttgttttggaaaaagaaaaagatgaagaattGGATACAAGATTTGCATATATGCATATCGGAAGAGCGCATTTTGTGACACAAAAAGGCCGCTCAGCTCGCACGGCAGCAGGGGTCGGGAtctgctctccatcccctgGAGCAGGAGTTCCCacccacagggctgtgcccagcgcCGGGAGCTGCgcaggctgagcagggatggggatgagcACATGACACTGCACGGCAGCTCAGGGAGCACGGCCGTACCCGCAGGTATTTCCTTATTTTGGGAATAGTAAATTGAACGATGCTGCTTCCCACTGAGCgagagctgggggaggggacTGTTTTCCTGTACAGTTTGGTAGCTGATTATGTTTATCttcctgctttaaaaatagaatcACATCGGGAGGATTTTGTTTGTCGCCAGCATCTCCGGGACGTGGGGATGTCTGCATTGGATAGATTGTGTCTTGCAAAGCCAAAAGACTGGAGCCGTTTGAAGATTATGTAACAGTAAAGGTGCAGATTCCCTTTGGAAAGAGGAATAATGGGACCAGGCATTCAGGAATATCCCTTATTACTGCACAGAGAGACACAGCGGAAGGAAAGCCACAGCCACACCAATGAAAACCACAAAGGAATGGTAAAGTAAGGAAATTAATTTCGCTTTTTATAGTTACTGGAATGTCAACATGCTGGGTTTAGTTAATAAGTGCCTGGCTGTCCTGTTCCCACTGCCTTCCTCTCCCCTGGTCCCAGGGACAGAAATGATTGTGCAGGATGATGGTGCAGGTCACAAGGTCACAGAGGTGACTGCAGCAATGCTGGAGGCACAGGACttagtttctttcttttataaGCTCTTGAATTTGTGAAATCAcgtgtttttaaaaacaaaatctgacTATACTGACATAAAAACTGAGAACAAGATGTACAGCCTGGCAAATTAACTCAACTGCAGTAAGGCTAGATTAGATAGAAGGGCACAGTATGATTATTCCTGctctgaaataatattttggaaatCAGTAATGCTTCTTGTTTCTAGAGCAAACACTGTTCTTATTCGTACAGAATatgctgatttatttattctgtttttacaCAGAAATGTATCTGGTTTAATTAAGGAAGCATGTTTTAGTTCTAAGCTGCCCAGATCAGTAATGCcattccttttgctttcatatgagcttttttctcttaataATATTTTCACAAGTCCTATTATAATACGAAATAAGGAATTTTCTTATGCCTTCATTGTGAAATAGTTTGTATTAATACCAGGAGAGACCTTATGCTCCCTGTTCACTTCCATTCCTTATCTTCAAAGGAATAATCTTTAAATTTTGTTGAGAATATGCAAATGGGAAAGACAAGCAAGATTTGGCTTCATATGAAACCTTCATATTGTACTTTATAATTAATTGTGGTAAATTGCAATTGGAGCACCTACCAGGTACTATAAAAATCAATAGTTATAAATATCTGTAATATTTATTATGTCCAAAGAAGCTTTAGGATCCTCTGTCAGAGGATTCTCTATAAGGGctacattttattattatatcatCTGATAGAATTATTCACTTTTgcattaataatattaaaaatacagcagtgcgtttgtagtataaaaagtaaaaagtggCTATAGTGGCATAGTTCTGATGAACTTTAAGAATGACTGCAATCAGCCCTTTTTTAAACTCAGCTGTACTCTCAAGTTTTTGTTGTACTTCCATTCTGACACTCATATATGCTGCTATTTATATCTGATATTCTGTTTAATCATTTGTGGTTACAGTAATGGAAAAAGCCATCCAAGCACCAAAGGACTAAATAAACCAATTTCTTATGCGAAATCTCCTCCTGGAAGATTAGGCAAAAATGTATCAAGTGCCATTGAAAAGGTAAGTAATCCCCTTTTCTAACAGAAAAATGGTACCTACTCTAAGTCAGCTTCTTAATAACATCACAAACTTTCATATCCCTTCAGATTTCCCATGACACTCAAGATGGTCACCAAGCAAATGTTTATAAGAAGGGAAGGAACCAGCTGGATGGCAATAATCAGTCAAAAAGGTAATTTTATGTTAAGATTATCTGTTTCATTCATAGTCATTTCAAACTGGTTGACAGAATGCTTTTGATGAAATTGGAGCTGCATTTGGCTTAGAGTTCACCATTTATGAGAACAAATTTAAGTTATCAAAATGGAAACTTGCTATCCTGCTTTAGTAAGTTCTCAGgcaaaaccttaaaaaattcCAACAACAAATCAGTAGTAGGCAGTGTTATCTCTAGCAGCAATTATTGATTTTGCCTCATTACCAAGTTTCTGTGCCAGTTTTAGCTTCAGTCGTGGGGATCCCCATCCTTGAAGGGGTGGCAAGACCTTTGTAAGGTGCTGTTCAAAGGCACTGACCATTCTAACAGGACATgaacttccttttcctttaggATCCCCAGTGTTTGCAGCTCACTGCACAGTGCACAAGGACCAAAGAGGAGTCCCCCAGAAAGGAGGCAAAATGAATCCTTCCTGCACAGGAGTCCcccagaaagaatgaaaaatgaatcCTTCCTGCACAGGAGTCCCCCAGAAAGAAcgaaaaatgaataaattttccTGCACAGAAGTCCtccagaaagaatgaaaaatgaatatttccTGCACAGGAGTCCCccagaaagaaatcaaagtgAATCCTTCCTGCACAGGAGTCCcccagaaagaatgaaaaatgaatatttccTGCACAGGAGTCCtccagaaagaatgaaaaatgaatcCTTCCTGCACAGGAGTCCCccagaaagaaatcaaagtgAATCCTTCCTGCACAGGCTCCCCCCTGGCACAAAGGGCAGCACACAAGAAAACTTCTATAGGGCTAAGGATGTCCCAGTGCAGCATTTTTATTGCAGTAGAAAAGAACAGCTGGGGAAGAATCATGAAGAATACATtgctggagccagcccaggctctTCGAAATGGCAAGAAGCATCTGTAGGTGAAATGTTTCTTGATTTTGAATCGGTGCAAATTATTAAAGAAGATGCTGAAGATGATAGTGCCAGTGACCTCTCTGACTCAGAAAGAATTCCCAttcccccctctccctgcacacCACCAGAACTCATCCTCAGAGCTGAAGAAATCGACCCGCTTTGTTTGGAACACATCCCTGAAATGGGATTTAAAGAATCCGAATATTACTACCCCGacttccttccccctcctttcaACTCGTGGGACCTGAAGCAGCTGGCCACCTTTGCCCACGTGGAAGGGAAAGCCGAATTCCGGCCCAAGCCCTCGGGGGCCCTGGAGAAGTACCTGGAGcgcctgctgcagctggagtggCTGCAGATGCAGACGGTGCAGAACGAGAGGGGCCGGGCCACCAAAGGGCGGCCCCAGACTGCCCCCGGCCCCAGCCGTGCCCTCAAGAGCCCTGGAAAAGGCAaagccttgctcagccctgtgccccccaggcaggcagtgccccaggaaggggctgccaggctgcccaggagctgtcTGGGTcacagggcagagccctgctctgaggagaCTCGCCCGGCGCGGTCCCTGAAGGTTCCTGAGAGAACTGGGGGTGCAGCACCTCCTCAGAGGAAAACTGGTGATGGAAGGAGTGACCTGAGAAGGAAACcagctgcaaagcagcagcttctcaaTCTGCAGCCCCCCGAGAGCAGCTCTAAAATCCAAAGTGTTGGTAACATCAGACCCCCTAAGCAAACCCCAGCATTCcatggggcagctgctcccatcAAAGGCTTAAAAACACACATGTGTACAAATCCAAAGAAAAACGGCAATGGCAGCAATTATGTTCCTCCTAGAAAACCAACAGTggacaggaaaataaaaacaaatggcaCAAAGCAAACACCACGCAAATTTCAGTGAATGTTGATGCTTCTTGACTGCTAGAAAGCATCTGGCCAGTGCAgaagaatcttttttttccttcataggAAGATCCTGAGAAAAGTGTTCCTGGCACGTGGTTCTGAGTCAGCACTGTTCATTTCTATAGATTTGATCTTAAGCCAgcaggaaatgttttctctgaagGCAAATGTCTTCCATTGGTCtttcctcaaaaatatttataattgcTCAGTGAGGATAACAATAGCACAGTGTGAAGTTTAGAGAAGTGTAGAACGTCCTGTCTGCACCAGCTGAGTGTTCCTTGTATTTACCCTGCTGGGTGTGAGGGAATAGGGTCCCATGCTCTTTCTCCTTGCCCAGATGTGCTTTTTGTAAGACAGGtttgattttggtgtttttataAAACAACGGAGCCTGTTATCTATGCAAAGTCAACTCTAATTCTTCACAGAAGATGAtgaattggattttttggatgAAATAGGTATTATTTTtttgagaagaagaagaatggagataatgttttgaaatattttaatgcagaaagaattctttttaaGACAAAGTATTAGGGAGCAGACAGCTTCAATAATGACAGATTAAGAAAACagaatgtgtatttttatacCCTGGAATCTTCACTGTGTTTACAGACAGCTTTCCTGGAAGTTCATTTTGTAGGCCTTGATGCTTTTTGTCATTTAGGGGAAATGACCAGATTTCAAATTGCACACGGATATATTTGAGTCATGCAAACTAAGGCTTTTAGCAGAGACTGTGTGGCCTAGTTTTCAGAACTGGTGGCCTCTCAAAACATAAGAAACAGACTCTTAAGAGAAGAATTTAAAGGGTGTTGTAAGTTCAAGTAAAGATATATTTTGATACAGAAGATACCTATTTTTAGTCATCTGAGATGACTCGTATTTACCCTGTGGTCCAGTCTAGCTTGGCTTCTTAAGGCTGAGGGAGGTGAGATGGGGAAATGTCCTGCAGAAGGAAATTGTACAGCCAGGATTGGGTCCTGTCCTTGGGCCTTCTGTCTTCTCTTGTGTCTGTGAGATACAGGAGAATACAAAGGACAGTTCAGAGAATATTCAAGTGTCACTTGATCTATTACAATTTCAAATCAatcacagcagctggggacaggatCTTGTCAAGATGAAATTCTAAAGAATGTTTTTTACTTTCACTTTAAAATCCTGCTCAGCCTATTTTCCTCCTCAGCCACCAGTCCCAATCTTCATGAGAAGTGAGCTGAGCTCTGATGGACCAGATTCTGCAGGAGGATCCTTCACATTGtgatagaaaatgaaaaagtagcAAATACTAAAGAGTACATTATGTATATAGCTAAATTGCACTTCTCTTGGTGAGCTCATCTTGGTTTTAAGATGCTTAGCTGTTTCTATCTTTCATTGTGCCTATCAGATCTTCAGCTTTGTAAAATTTCAAAGCATGAATTTATATGTAGTTTGAAAAGTGAGAATATTAAGAAATGTAGTAATAGAGTATTTTACAGTACATAAAAACATTGCTCAGGAATAGcctaagaaatatttttagtggtttttttcctagtctACTGGAGACCAAATGTGAAATTTTGAATTGGTAAAAGAAATGAATGTAATAGACAGTATTACATATCCAGAATCAGTATTTGTAAAGTTACACTTAATATGAGTTGTAGTTGCATGTACATTCAGCTCTATGCAATTCAAGTGGAACTGAACCTGAGATGCTCGGAGAGCAGAGGAGGTGGCTGTGTCAGAGGTGTGGTGGCACTCAGGATGGGACTgaacaccagcagctgcagaggaccAGCACATCCCAGGGTTGCTGTTTCACCCTTTTGTTTTGGTCCAGCCTCATTCATTTCAGCGTTTTTAGATGAAAGGTTCCTGCACCCAGTGCTCGTATTTCAAGCTCTGGCCAAATTCTGCAAGCCTGCCTTAGCCAAGTGTTCCTGATTCACATGAGCAGTACTGAAAAACAGGAGAGCTGCTTTGCCAATAATCAGGATTTTAATGCACTGTTCTAGTTCTGTTACAAGCTCCAAACCTGAGGTGAGCAGGATCCAGGCAATAATCAGAAtaacatacttttttttaaaattctgttgaATGCACTAAATAATTTAGCATGTTGTTATAGCATTGAATATTGCTGGATGCTAAATTTTCTAAATTGAAGCTTTCCTGGGTTGTAAGGAGGGCATGTAGATACAGGCACATTTTGCATGATCCCTTCTCTAAGAATAAATAAACTCCATTTCAACCAGCTGTGACCAGAGCAAAGGTGATTAGCACTGGGAAAAGTCTTTTGTCACAGAGGTAGGAAAGTTTGAATGTAATATTTGTCATCTTATGGACACCAGTCTGTTGTTGGAGACTGAAAAGGGAAGCAGGTGGAGGTGGTGATGGCACTTTAAAGAACTCTGAGAACTTGTTCATCTCTGGGCTCCACCTGGCCAAGTCGGTTTGTCTCATGTGATAATCACACCAGTCTAATTTCTGTCATTGATTTGGTACTTCTGACACACTCGTCTTTgttcaaacacagaaattctgtgtttgtCTCAACAAACAGCTCTTGGCTGAGCAGACCTCCAAGGGCTGGGTTTTATCCTGTTTCTGTTTTAACTTCACTGTGTTCTGGGCCTACAGATGAAAAGAGCTCCTTTTATGAAGAGGACTGTGgtttatatttctttcattttgtatAGATGGATATTGTCTTTAGCAGCACTTctgaacagaacagaaaaatttatTCCATAAAACACattcagtttaaaattaattactgaaGATACTTCCCCAGGACCATGTTTGTGTGGCTATCAGCCTTTTTTATACAAGGTTTAGCAATATGATCATGTGGATCTAAGCCTAGCATTGGTGATGCTTCTTGAAGAAGAACAGATTACTGTGATGTGAGATATTTAAACagagtgatttattttttgctaGAGAATGTAAAGGTTTATTGTTCTGCAGTATTACCTACAGAACTAATATGCTCAGGTTGTACTTTAAATAAACAGCCAGACTCTGCTTCAAGTTGCAGGAGTATAAACTTTGAACAACTCggttattttcagtaaaatgacCCTGTTAGAAGATGTGAAGAAACAGAATTTCCCTCTAATATGTATaaactgttttcctttaaaattgaaatatttaatttcaattttttttttcaaaaacaatatttaaagcaatattgtttttctcttgccatgttccttttttctccattccttgcATCTCATGCTGAGGGCAGTAATTTCCCCACCTCGTTTTCAGTGGGAtacagcagggagggatgtgctgatTCCATTGGGCTGAGCTGTCCTGTTTGACTCCAGACTCTGAGATCTgccctcatcctgtcactggtcgtgtcctttctgtgtttcattCATTGTTTCAGGTAACTTTGACCTTGTATTTGCTATTTAAAGGATCTTGTTAGAATTCGGAGAGAATTTTGACAGTTTTTTCAGCCAGTATGTGCTTTTTTGGATCTGATATATAAAATTTCTACAGTATGAAATTGCCTAGAATGCACtatttttttgccttattttaaAGGTATTGAGCCTTTGTTGCTCCCATTGCATTAGTGggttttcatctgaaaaataaacagaccATGCTGGAAGGACTGAACTTGATTAACTGAGGATTTGCAGACCAGCTTTTGATGTTGATATTCATGtattcttatttatttgaactttttgtggatatttttgcTAGCAATTCCTTGGGAACGTGATCTTGTCATTCAAAGGTCCCGTATATTTGCTACAATAAAAGTGAGATACTGCCCTGTTTGTTGCTGAGTTGTTCTTTTTTCTCAAGATGGCACCACTGAATTTTCTTGGAGAGAATTCCAGTATTGTGCTGTCGGGTGGAGGGGGTGGCTCAGCACATCCCGGCTCCTGCTGGCCAAGGGAAGCCAGAAAAATACGgaattttccttcatctttgGGCAATTCCATCCGGGATCCAGGGTGCGGGGA
The genomic region above belongs to Camarhynchus parvulus chromosome 20, STF_HiC, whole genome shotgun sequence and contains:
- the PPP1R3D gene encoding protein phosphatase 1 regulatory subunit 3D, yielding MEVRGPQRNPSYLSDLYENMLRAEGAVARRQQQPPAVCTSSSKTFQRSAPAKESPQPNNHASSTFSSCDPALQPIMRRRARSLPTSPERRKRAAVQCQEPGCRMSRVRFADALGLELTQVKVFQTGEDPSIPLHVLSRLSINSDLWYSSLNLEFTMQCLVPDFQQPADCVDFSSRLQEQQVCLERVSSSDLGLSGTIQVRNVAFEKQVSVRYTFNQWESIHEVCARWKCSIPEKNGQDQVDVFTFFLPVPPFLLHLSTLVQFAARYQVNGQEYWDNNRGKNYTLRCRTHPLKLPRECEESWIHFI
- the FAM217B gene encoding protein FAM217B is translated as MGPGIQEYPLLLHRETQRKESHSHTNENHKGMVNNGKSHPSTKGLNKPISYAKSPPGRLGKNVSSAIEKISHDTQDGHQANVYKKGRNQLDGNNQSKRIPSVCSSLHSAQGPKRSPPERRQNESFLHRSPPERMKNESFLHRSPPERNQSESFLHRLPPGTKGSTQENFYRAKDVPVQHFYCSRKEQLGKNHEEYIAGASPGSSKWQEASVGEMFLDFESVQIIKEDAEDDSASDLSDSERIPIPPSPCTPPELILRAEEIDPLCLEHIPEMGFKESEYYYPDFLPPPFNSWDLKQLATFAHVEGKAEFRPKPSGALEKYLERLLQLEWLQMQTVQNERGRATKGRPQTAPGPSRALKSPGKGKALLSPVPPRQAVPQEGAARLPRSCLGHRAEPCSEETRPARSLKVPERTGGAAPPQRKTGDGRSDLRRKPAAKQQLLNLQPPESSSKIQSVGNIRPPKQTPAFHGAAAPIKGLKTHMCTNPKKNGNGSNYVPPRKPTVDRKIKTNGTKQTPRKFQ